A genomic region of Mustela erminea isolate mMusErm1 chromosome 12, mMusErm1.Pri, whole genome shotgun sequence contains the following coding sequences:
- the LOC116569979 gene encoding LOW QUALITY PROTEIN: interferon omega-2-like (The sequence of the model RefSeq protein was modified relative to this genomic sequence to represent the inferred CDS: inserted 1 base in 1 codon) codes for MEFSVLPIEKLRGEQRISAPRFPARPAWPDRGGLVFPLVLLGPLRPALGVLTGGPGGSQGCALPQSHALVSRENFVLLGQMKRLSLFFCLQDRKAFRFPREMVEGSRRREAQARSVLHTRLQRTFHLLHAERASAVWSAXLLGKLRSGLHWPRQDLDTCLLGGRWGELALGMDRPTPALKRYLQETPLQNNDCAWGIVRAEIVSSLSSATNLQGRLEIKAGDLGSP; via the exons atggaattttctgtGCTCCCCATTGAAAAGCTACGTGGCGAACAGAGAATCTCGGCTCCCAGGTTCCCCGCACGCCCAGCCTGGCCAGACCGCGGAGGCCTTGTCTTCCCCTTGGTCCTCCTGGGCCCTCTGCGCCCAGCCCTCGGGGTGCTCACAGGAGGCCCTGGGGGCTCTCAGGGCTGTGCCCTGCCTCAGAGCCACGCACTGGTGAGCAGGGAGAACTTCGTGCTTCTGGGCCAGATGAAGAGACTGTCCCTTTTCTTCTGTCTGCAGGACAGAAAAGCCTTCAGATTCCCGCGGGAGATGGTGGAGGGCAGCCGGCGGCGGGAGGCCCAGGCCAGGTCGGTCCTTCACACGCGGCTCCAGCGGACCTTCCACCTCTTGCACGCAGAGCGCGCCTCGGCTGTCTGGAGCG CCCTGCTGGGCAAGCTGCGCTCTGGCCTCCATTGGCCGCGGCAAGATCTGGACACCTGTTTGCTGGGCGGACGGTGGGGAGAGCTGGCCCTGGGAATGGACCGCCCCACACCCGCCCTGAAGAGGTACCTCCAGGAAACCCCTCTCCAGAACAACGACTGCGCCTGGGGAATCGTCAGAGCAGAAATCGTGAGTTCCTTGTCTTCAGCCACCAACTTGCAAGGTAGGTTAGAAATTAAGGCTGGAGACCTGGGGTCACCTTGA